A genome region from Edaphobacter bradus includes the following:
- a CDS encoding dienelactone hydrolase family protein, translated as MRRTLPLLLALLLALPSAANAQDWAKTRLDASSRHREYVTLKHGGRSLQAFVVYPEVSRKVPTVILIHEIFGLSDWAKEMADELAAAGYIVVAPDLLSGFGPNGGNSDSFTNMDATTQAVSGLDPATVLADLDAAADYAKKIPAANGKLAVAGFCWGGGKSFAFATHRHDLSAAFVFYGPPPSDVSTITAPVYGFYAGNDARIGATVPGTVTAMKAAHKTYEPITYGDAGHGFMRAGEDPSNTNPANKKARDEGLARLTRLLGQIPPVP; from the coding sequence ATGCGACGCACTCTGCCACTTCTCCTCGCTCTGCTCCTCGCCCTTCCCTCCGCTGCCAACGCGCAGGATTGGGCGAAGACCCGCCTTGACGCCTCTTCTCGCCACCGCGAGTACGTCACTCTCAAGCACGGCGGCCGCTCCCTCCAGGCTTTCGTCGTCTACCCTGAGGTAAGCCGCAAGGTACCCACCGTCATCCTCATCCACGAAATCTTCGGTCTTAGTGATTGGGCTAAAGAGATGGCCGACGAACTCGCCGCTGCCGGCTACATCGTCGTCGCTCCTGATCTTCTCTCTGGCTTCGGCCCCAACGGCGGCAACTCCGACTCCTTCACCAACATGGACGCCACCACCCAGGCCGTCTCCGGCCTCGACCCGGCAACCGTCCTCGCTGACCTCGACGCCGCCGCCGACTATGCGAAAAAGATTCCCGCCGCCAATGGCAAGCTCGCCGTCGCGGGCTTCTGCTGGGGAGGCGGAAAGTCCTTCGCCTTCGCCACGCATCGCCACGACCTCTCTGCAGCCTTCGTCTTCTACGGGCCGCCCCCGTCTGATGTCTCCACCATCACCGCTCCCGTCTACGGCTTCTACGCCGGCAACGACGCCCGCATTGGAGCCACCGTCCCTGGAACCGTCACTGCCATGAAGGCCGCCCACAAGACCTACGAACCAATCACCTATGGCGACGCCGGCCACGGCTTCATGCGCGCCGGCGAAGACCCCTCGAACACCAACCCCGCCAACAAAAAGGCCCGCGACGAAGGCCTCGCCCGTCTCACTCGTCTGCTCGGTCAGATTCCCCCAGTTCCCTAA
- a CDS encoding peroxiredoxin-like family protein gives MTQGTSLQDQLDQITQNTRKLVQAERLAVSEQATAELFASGIEDRVLKSGATAPSFSLPDASGKVVHSSDLLALGPLVVSFFRGRWCPYCVTELEAWRDLYPELRSRNVLFVAISPQTPRQNAFTVEQHALPFPLLADSGCELAARFGLAYSVAPPQRRYYQSILINIPFNNAGLSYHTATEASWRLPLPGVFVIRPDSTLAFAQANADFRVRPEPADVLAALDR, from the coding sequence ATGACACAAGGCACCTCTCTTCAGGACCAGCTCGATCAGATCACCCAGAATACCCGCAAGCTCGTCCAGGCCGAGCGCCTCGCCGTCTCCGAGCAGGCAACCGCCGAACTCTTTGCCTCCGGAATCGAAGACCGTGTCCTGAAGTCCGGAGCTACTGCTCCCTCTTTTTCTCTACCAGACGCCAGCGGCAAGGTCGTCCACTCCTCTGACCTGCTCGCTCTCGGCCCTCTCGTCGTCAGCTTCTTCCGCGGCCGCTGGTGTCCCTACTGCGTCACCGAACTCGAAGCCTGGCGAGATCTCTACCCCGAGCTTCGCAGCCGCAACGTACTCTTCGTCGCCATCTCGCCGCAGACTCCACGCCAGAATGCCTTCACCGTCGAGCAGCACGCGCTGCCCTTCCCCCTGCTCGCCGACTCCGGGTGTGAACTCGCCGCGCGATTCGGACTCGCCTACAGCGTCGCTCCTCCGCAGCGCCGCTATTACCAGTCCATCCTCATCAACATTCCCTTCAACAACGCCGGCCTCAGCTATCACACCGCCACCGAAGCAAGCTGGCGCCTCCCTCTCCCCGGAGTCTTCGTCATTCGCCCGGACTCCACCCTCGCCTTCGCCCAGGCCAACGCCGACTTCCGCGTGCGCCCTGAGCCTGCGGACGTACTCGCCGCCCTTGATCGCTAG
- a CDS encoding P-loop NTPase family protein, which yields MSTMVDTVVLVVRAGQGRRNNISSVIEILNGVGANLRGAVVTDMSAGGFRADANSKSDQQFNEQETEYGNVPV from the coding sequence TTGTCCACAATGGTCGATACGGTGGTCCTGGTTGTGCGCGCGGGGCAAGGTCGCCGCAACAATATCAGCTCCGTGATCGAGATTCTCAATGGCGTTGGTGCGAATCTGAGGGGCGCGGTCGTCACGGACATGAGTGCAGGCGGCTTCCGTGCTGATGCGAACTCCAAGTCTGATCAACAGTTCAATGAGCAGGAGACGGAGTACGGCAATGTACCGGTATAG
- a CDS encoding tyrosine-protein kinase domain-containing protein — translation MQAALLSRDVEASNELYKQVVKRLMTGGIFAGINGPDVTVIDPAAVPVQKAEPHAALNLLGGIVISSLFGLALCGLLEGSDTRIATMNVVAELCPLAGAGIIPRLTDKRVFGKSSSPGDTNKLKGLEALDRPESPTADAYRSLRTALIHAGSGVSPKVVLITSPLSREGKTAASANLAVVFAQMNRRVLLVDADLRRRSLSRTFNSPGTGGLSAALSGEDHRSYCLPQPQLPGLYVLPAGDGRFNPPDLFDSPRMRELVAQWSEEYDHVIVDAPQVIGPQ, via the coding sequence GTGCAGGCGGCTCTGCTAAGCAGAGATGTAGAAGCCAGCAATGAGTTGTACAAGCAAGTGGTGAAAAGGCTGATGACAGGCGGAATTTTTGCCGGCATCAACGGACCTGATGTGACAGTCATCGATCCAGCTGCCGTTCCTGTTCAGAAGGCTGAGCCTCACGCGGCTCTTAACCTTCTCGGGGGAATCGTAATAAGTTCCCTGTTCGGGTTGGCGCTGTGTGGCTTGTTGGAGGGTTCCGATACCAGGATCGCGACGATGAACGTTGTGGCGGAACTCTGTCCGTTGGCCGGCGCCGGGATCATCCCCCGTCTGACGGACAAGAGAGTGTTCGGCAAGTCCTCGTCTCCTGGTGACACGAACAAGCTGAAGGGACTTGAAGCGCTGGATCGGCCGGAAAGTCCAACCGCAGACGCTTACAGGTCTCTTCGAACCGCACTGATCCATGCAGGTTCTGGAGTCTCGCCGAAGGTGGTCCTGATCACCAGTCCCTTATCCCGGGAAGGGAAGACGGCCGCCAGCGCCAATCTCGCAGTTGTCTTCGCTCAGATGAATCGACGTGTGCTTCTTGTAGATGCCGACCTGCGTCGAAGAAGTCTCAGCCGCACGTTCAACTCTCCTGGTACTGGAGGGCTCTCTGCCGCGCTCTCCGGAGAGGATCATCGTTCATATTGTCTTCCTCAGCCTCAGTTGCCGGGTCTTTACGTTCTTCCGGCCGGCGATGGGCGATTCAATCCACCCGACCTCTTCGATTCCCCGAGAATGCGCGAGTTGGTCGCGCAATGGAGCGAGGAGTATGACCACGTAATCGTCGATGCGCCCCAGGTGATCGGGCCTCAGTGA
- a CDS encoding Wzz/FepE/Etk N-terminal domain-containing protein has product MGVNFQSRNNKENGTTPRRRGPNPGSATAIRSKDEITISELWQILARRRVPFFICVALGILGALIVSVSLPTRYEAVGRLTVDIESSQGAGVEALAEAAGVADATMLQTQVSILQTDSLAWEVIKTLRLDQRQETVPQPFVIGSPVCKSTTNQSIDEISTECRQMLLDEFRKRLHVQAVPRTEIIEIRFRCRSRELATQVVNTMAALYVERNFQSKYQSAMKSSGWLAGQLDAVKKMLRLRKINC; this is encoded by the coding sequence GTGGGTGTGAATTTTCAGTCCAGGAATAACAAGGAGAATGGGACGACCCCACGTCGTAGAGGTCCTAACCCCGGATCTGCAACTGCAATCCGATCGAAAGATGAGATCACGATCTCTGAACTCTGGCAGATCTTGGCCCGCCGCAGAGTACCATTCTTTATCTGTGTAGCTTTAGGAATTCTCGGTGCCCTCATCGTCTCCGTATCCCTGCCGACGAGGTACGAGGCCGTTGGGCGGCTCACGGTTGACATCGAATCGTCTCAAGGTGCGGGTGTTGAGGCCCTGGCTGAGGCCGCCGGGGTCGCCGACGCCACCATGCTGCAGACACAGGTCAGCATTCTGCAGACCGACTCGCTCGCGTGGGAAGTAATCAAGACTCTGAGACTCGATCAACGGCAGGAGACGGTACCGCAGCCCTTTGTCATCGGCTCCCCGGTCTGCAAGTCGACGACGAACCAGTCGATCGATGAGATCAGTACGGAGTGCCGGCAGATGCTGCTGGATGAGTTTCGTAAGCGCCTGCACGTACAGGCTGTTCCTCGCACCGAGATCATCGAAATCCGTTTCCGCTGCAGGTCTCGAGAACTCGCGACACAGGTTGTTAATACCATGGCGGCACTTTACGTCGAACGCAACTTTCAATCGAAGTACCAATCGGCCATGAAGAGTTCGGGATGGCTTGCTGGCCAACTTGATGCGGTGAAAAAGATGCTGAGGCTGCGCAAGATAAACTGCTGA
- the nusG gene encoding transcription termination/antitermination protein NusG has translation MEDLQGLSKHWFALFTASNNEKKVEKHLQMKEIETFLPLYTVTKRWKNRRTAKVELPLFAGYVFARFARTESFRVLDVPMVYSIVGNKLGALPLPDAEIEALRVGLIPGHVEPHPYVKIGQLARIRTGALAGWKGIVSRVDGGVRVVLTVKSINQSISVRVSADDLDLLGDNSADTDAVSRTNQASSLEWV, from the coding sequence ATGGAAGACCTGCAAGGATTGTCAAAGCATTGGTTCGCATTATTTACTGCTTCAAATAACGAGAAGAAAGTAGAAAAGCATTTGCAGATGAAAGAGATCGAGACATTCCTTCCCTTGTACACGGTCACGAAGAGATGGAAAAATCGGAGAACTGCGAAGGTGGAGCTTCCGCTTTTCGCAGGATATGTCTTCGCGCGGTTTGCGCGAACGGAGAGCTTCAGGGTTCTTGACGTGCCGATGGTGTACTCGATCGTAGGTAATAAACTTGGAGCCCTGCCTCTTCCCGACGCTGAGATAGAAGCGCTGCGGGTCGGTTTGATTCCAGGCCATGTGGAACCCCATCCCTACGTCAAGATAGGTCAGCTTGCGCGAATTCGCACCGGCGCTTTGGCCGGGTGGAAGGGCATTGTTTCACGGGTCGATGGCGGCGTGCGCGTGGTGCTCACCGTTAAGTCAATTAACCAGAGCATTTCGGTTCGCGTAAGTGCCGATGATCTTGATCTCCTCGGGGACAATTCAGCGGATACGGACGCGGTCTCGAGGACGAACCAGGCCAGCAGCTTGGAGTGGGTGTGA
- a CDS encoding response regulator — MKANRTIRILLIDDHTLFRESLRRLLEAVDAFEIAGDVSSTSDVLNQLSRMQVDMILLDFDLGEKTALDFLAQVHSRNLKVHILLVTAGLNQPDIVRVFELGISGIFLKHSPPEDLVTAIHRVMNGEAWLDPRLMGSMVANITSTSLQKDSSRTLNDRQREVLQGVFEGLSNKEIAAKLDISEPYVKAILQQLFNKTGVRSRSQLVRVALENPTLYGIARG; from the coding sequence ATGAAAGCTAACCGCACAATCAGGATTCTGCTAATCGACGACCACACTCTGTTTCGTGAAAGCCTGCGGCGCCTGCTCGAAGCGGTGGATGCTTTCGAGATCGCTGGCGATGTTTCTTCGACTTCTGATGTTCTCAATCAACTTTCGCGTATGCAGGTCGACATGATTCTTTTGGACTTTGATCTGGGAGAGAAGACCGCGCTCGACTTTTTAGCCCAGGTCCACTCACGAAACTTAAAGGTCCACATTTTGCTCGTAACTGCCGGGCTGAATCAGCCGGATATCGTCCGTGTCTTCGAGCTGGGGATCTCCGGAATTTTTTTGAAGCACAGCCCGCCTGAAGACCTGGTGACCGCTATCCATAGGGTGATGAACGGGGAAGCGTGGTTGGACCCTCGCCTCATGGGAAGTATGGTTGCAAACATAACCAGCACCTCCCTACAGAAGGACTCCAGCAGAACACTCAATGATCGCCAAAGAGAGGTCTTGCAGGGGGTCTTTGAAGGATTGAGCAACAAGGAGATTGCGGCAAAATTAGATATCTCGGAACCGTACGTAAAGGCGATCCTTCAGCAGCTCTTCAATAAAACGGGAGTTCGCAGCAGAAGCCAGTTAGTACGGGTAGCGCTCGAAAACCCAACCCTCTACGGAATCGCACGTGGATAG